A stretch of Plasmodium chabaudi chabaudi strain AS genome assembly, chromosome: 14 DNA encodes these proteins:
- a CDS encoding mitochondrial ribosomal protein L23 precursor, putative — translation MFLSLIHFTPPKTPRNVFFPWQTFCVHKSGSFLEKNRLALRVPINLTKFEIREYLRKIYNAKVIKVNTLIKIPERRRNLSDHRFNYYRNGPIYKKAIITLEHEVPDSVKMIQSCKNIGRNPYITKKNVIYGVRSDVKITPTRSQLWHMGECRYSWRLPLTNLLADYKMNLNPDLRIDENYVQLAPDPTKPFMHSGVSSETFKPDNVPDQTFPHINLTPWRRQVKKIYDSGTLAPPESFHHVSKRGETIEYANQNKGDRKSSRSSEWKPPS, via the exons atgtttctaagtttaattcattttacGCCGCCGAAAACCCCAcgaaatgttttttttccatgGCAAACTTTTTGTGTGCATAAATCAGGAAgctttttagaaaaaaataggtTAGCTTTAAGAGTACCTATtaatttaacaaaatttgaaattagagaatatttaagaaaaatatacaatgcAAAAGTAATCAAGGTCAATACGTTAATTAAAATACCAGAAAGGCGGAGAAATTTAAGTGACCATcgttttaattattatagaaATGGgcctatatataaaaaagcaaTTATAACATTGGAACATGAAGTACCAGATAGTGTTAAAATGATTCAATcgtgtaaaaatataggtAGAAATCCttatattacaaaaaaaaatgttatttatGGTGTTAGAAGTGATGTCAAAATTACACCAACAAGGTCGCAACTATGGCATATGGGAGAATGTAGATATTCATGGAGACTGCCTTTAACAAATTTGTTAGCGgattataaaatgaatttaaatCCTGATTTAAGAattgatgaaaattatgTTCAACTCGCACCAGATCCTACGAAACCATTTATGCATTCTGGTGTTTCATCAGAAACATTTAAGCCGGATAATGTGCCTGATCAAACATTTCCtcat ATTAATTTAACACCTTGGAGAAGGCaagtaaagaaaatatatgactCAGGTACTTTAGCGCCACCCGAATCATTTCATCATGTTTCTAAACGCGGTGAAACAATTGAATATgcaaatcaaaataaaggaGATAGAAAATCTTCCAGAAGTAGTGAATGGAAACCTCCATCATAA